AACATGCCATCAGTGTTAAAAGTCATGGAATAATTACCCTGGCTATCAAGTGCTATTACTCCTCCATCTCCCCCTATATTGATAAGCTTTTTGTTAATTACTTCATTTGATGCTTCATCTACAGAATAACCTTTATATTCCATCATTGCTGAAATATCATGTGCCACAACTGAGCGAATAAAATACTCGCCATGGCCTGTTGATGAAACTGCACATGTTTTATTGTTGGCATATGTTCCAGCACCTATTATTGGAGAATCTCCAATCCTTCCATACTTTTTATTTGTCATTCCTCCAGTTGAAGTTCCGGCAGAAAGATTTCCATGGCTATCAAGTGCAACAGCTCCAACGGTTCCATATTTATAGTCTTTTAATTCAAGGGGTAAAACATAACCACTGCCATCCTTTAAGCCTTTTGATTTTTGTTCCTTCTCCTGCAATTTTTTTAGCTGCTCAAGTCGCTTTTCATCTTTAAAATAAGAAGGATCAACCAAAACTAAATTTTGTTCCCTGGCAAATTTTTCTGCGCCTTTACCCACCATTAACACATGAGGAGAATTTTCCATTACACTACGCGCTGCGGTAATTGGATTTTTAATGGTAGTAACACCCGCAACAGCTCCTGCCTTTAACGTTTTTCCATCCATTATCGAGGCATCAAGTTCATTTCTTTTATCATGGGTAAAAACTGCACCTTTACCTGCATTAAACAATGGAGAATCCTCAAGTATTTTAATTGCAGATTCTATTGCATCAAGTCCTGAACCACCATTTATTAAAATTTTATATCCAAGTGTAACTGCCTCTTCCATTTTATCAGTATATTCTTTTTCTTTTTCTGGAGTCATGTTCTTTTTTAGGATAGTACCTGCACCACCATGTATCATAAAAACAATGTTTTTATCCTGGGCACATATAGTTGAAAATGAAATTAACTGTATTCCAAGGACAAGGATTAGCCTATAATTTTTTTTCATAAAATAATGAGTTTAAAGCCAAAGGTATATTAATATCTGTTAATTTCGTCCAGGTGAAAAAGTTTTATATTCTAGCTAAATACATTCGGTACCTGTTTACATCCAAAAGCAGGCATGGTGTACATTCTCCCTTTGTTTATGATTTAATAGATAAGGTTATTTACGATAAAACAATTTCTCCCCTTTTTTTTGAAATTGATAAAACAAGAAAGGCATTAAAATCAAACAACACAAAATTAATTATTGAAGATTTTGGTGCAGGTTCCTCCATTAACAATTCAAAAAGCAGAAAAATAGCAGACATAGCAAGGTATT
This Bacteroidota bacterium DNA region includes the following protein-coding sequences:
- a CDS encoding isoaspartyl peptidase/L-asparaginase gives rise to the protein MKKNYRLILVLGIQLISFSTICAQDKNIVFMIHGGAGTILKKNMTPEKEKEYTDKMEEAVTLGYKILINGGSGLDAIESAIKILEDSPLFNAGKGAVFTHDKRNELDASIMDGKTLKAGAVAGVTTIKNPITAARSVMENSPHVLMVGKGAEKFAREQNLVLVDPSYFKDEKRLEQLKKLQEKEQKSKGLKDGSGYVLPLELKDYKYGTVGAVALDSHGNLSAGTSTGGMTNKKYGRIGDSPIIGAGTYANNKTCAVSSTGHGEYFIRSVVAHDISAMMEYKGYSVDEASNEVINKKLINIGGDGGVIALDSQGNYSMTFNTDGMFRAVIDKDGKMFIKIYKD